A window from Sus scrofa isolate TJ Tabasco breed Duroc chromosome 2, Sscrofa11.1, whole genome shotgun sequence encodes these proteins:
- the SLC35C1 gene encoding GDP-fucose transporter 1 has translation MQSRTGTCKWRASLKRSKILHMALMGTSDPSGEDEASQEKPFVLRALQIALVVSLYWVTSISMVFLNKYLLDSPSLQLDTPIFVTFYQCLVTALLCKGLSTLATCWPGAVDFPTLHLDLRVARSILPLSVVFIGMITFNNLCLKYVGVAFYNVGRSLTTVFNVLLSYLLLKQTTSFYALLTCGTIIGGFWLGVDQEGAEGTLSWTGTVFGVLASLCVSLNAIYTKKVLPAVDGSIWRLTFYNNVNACILFLPLLLLLGELRALHHFPLLTSAHFWGMMTLGGLFGFAIGYVTGLQIKFTSPLTHNVSGTAKACAQTVLAVLYYEDTKSFLWWASNMMVLGGSFAYTWVRGWEMKTQEDPNPKESEKSTMEV, from the exons ATGCAGTCGCGTACTGGGACGTGCAAGTGGCG GGCCTCTCTGAAGCGGTCCAAGATCCTGCATATGGCACTGATGGGGACTTCCGACCCCTCCGGAGAGGATGAGGCCAGCCAGGAGAAGCCCTTTGTGCTGCGGGCACTGCAGATCGCATTGGTAGTCTCTCTCTACTGGGTCACGTCCATCTCCATGGTGTTCCTTAACAAGTACCTGCTGGACAGCCCCTCCTTGCAGCTGGACACCCCCATCTTCGTCACCTTCTACCAGTGCCTGGTGACGGCGCTGCTGTGCAAGGGCCTCAGCACACTGGCCACCTGCTGGCCTGGTGCCGTGGACTTCCCCACCCTGCACCTGGACCTCAGGGTGGCGCGCAGCATCCTGCCCCTGTCGGTGGTCTTCATTGGCATGATCACCTTCAACAACCTCTGCCTCAAGTATGTGGGCGTGGCCTTCTACAACGTGGGCCGCTCGCTCACCACCGTCTTCAATGTGCTGCTCTCCTACCTGCTGCTCAAGCAAACCACGTCCTTCTATGCCTTGCTCACCTGCGGCACCATCATCG GCGGCTTCTGGCTTGGTGTGGACCAGGAGGGCGCAGAGGGTACCCTGTCTTGGACGGGCACCGTCTTCGGCGTGCTCGCCAGCCTGTGCGTGTCGCTCAACGCCATCTACACCAAGAAGGTGCTGCCGGCGGTGGATGGCAGCATCTGGCGCCTGACCTTCTACAACAACGTCAACGCCTGCATCCTCTTCTTGCCCCTGCTCCTGCTGCTGGGGGAGCTCCGGGCGCTCCACCACTTCCCCCTGCTGACCAGCGCCCACTTCTGGGGCATGATGACGCTGGGCGGCCTGTTTGGCTTTGCCATTGGCTACGTGACAGGACTGCAGATCAAGTTCACCAGTCCCCTGACCCACAATGTTTCTGGCACAGCCAAAGCCTGTGCCCAGACGGTGCTGGCCGTCCTCTACTACGAGGACACCAAGAGCTTCCTCTGGTGGGCGAGCAACATGATGGTGCTGGGGGGCTCTTTCGCCTACACCTGGGTCCGGGGCTGGGAGATGAAGACTCAGGAGGACCCCAACCCCAAGGAGAGCGAGAAGAGTACCATGGAGGTGTGA
- the SLC35C1 gene encoding GDP-fucose transporter 1 isoform X1 encodes MALMGTSDPSGEDEASQEKPFVLRALQIALVVSLYWVTSISMVFLNKYLLDSPSLQLDTPIFVTFYQCLVTALLCKGLSTLATCWPGAVDFPTLHLDLRVARSILPLSVVFIGMITFNNLCLKYVGVAFYNVGRSLTTVFNVLLSYLLLKQTTSFYALLTCGTIIGGFWLGVDQEGAEGTLSWTGTVFGVLASLCVSLNAIYTKKVLPAVDGSIWRLTFYNNVNACILFLPLLLLLGELRALHHFPLLTSAHFWGMMTLGGLFGFAIGYVTGLQIKFTSPLTHNVSGTAKACAQTVLAVLYYEDTKSFLWWASNMMVLGGSFAYTWVRGWEMKTQEDPNPKESEKSTMEV; translated from the exons ATGGCACTGATGGGGACTTCCGACCCCTCCGGAGAGGATGAGGCCAGCCAGGAGAAGCCCTTTGTGCTGCGGGCACTGCAGATCGCATTGGTAGTCTCTCTCTACTGGGTCACGTCCATCTCCATGGTGTTCCTTAACAAGTACCTGCTGGACAGCCCCTCCTTGCAGCTGGACACCCCCATCTTCGTCACCTTCTACCAGTGCCTGGTGACGGCGCTGCTGTGCAAGGGCCTCAGCACACTGGCCACCTGCTGGCCTGGTGCCGTGGACTTCCCCACCCTGCACCTGGACCTCAGGGTGGCGCGCAGCATCCTGCCCCTGTCGGTGGTCTTCATTGGCATGATCACCTTCAACAACCTCTGCCTCAAGTATGTGGGCGTGGCCTTCTACAACGTGGGCCGCTCGCTCACCACCGTCTTCAATGTGCTGCTCTCCTACCTGCTGCTCAAGCAAACCACGTCCTTCTATGCCTTGCTCACCTGCGGCACCATCATCG GCGGCTTCTGGCTTGGTGTGGACCAGGAGGGCGCAGAGGGTACCCTGTCTTGGACGGGCACCGTCTTCGGCGTGCTCGCCAGCCTGTGCGTGTCGCTCAACGCCATCTACACCAAGAAGGTGCTGCCGGCGGTGGATGGCAGCATCTGGCGCCTGACCTTCTACAACAACGTCAACGCCTGCATCCTCTTCTTGCCCCTGCTCCTGCTGCTGGGGGAGCTCCGGGCGCTCCACCACTTCCCCCTGCTGACCAGCGCCCACTTCTGGGGCATGATGACGCTGGGCGGCCTGTTTGGCTTTGCCATTGGCTACGTGACAGGACTGCAGATCAAGTTCACCAGTCCCCTGACCCACAATGTTTCTGGCACAGCCAAAGCCTGTGCCCAGACGGTGCTGGCCGTCCTCTACTACGAGGACACCAAGAGCTTCCTCTGGTGGGCGAGCAACATGATGGTGCTGGGGGGCTCTTTCGCCTACACCTGGGTCCGGGGCTGGGAGATGAAGACTCAGGAGGACCCCAACCCCAAGGAGAGCGAGAAGAGTACCATGGAGGTGTGA